The genomic region cccaggctggagtgcagtggcacgatgatagctcattgcagcctctacctcttggactcaagtgatcctctggcttcagcctctaGCGTAGCTAGGagtataggtgcatgccaccatgtccagttaatttttaatttttttgtagagatggggtctccctacgttgccaaggctggtcttgacctcccagcctcagcaatcctcctgcctctgcctcccaaagtgctgggattacagacatgagccaccacgtctagcCCTAAAATATATAGCATGTCAGATGGTGATGAATGCTAATGAGAAAAAATACGGAAAGGGATATAAAGATTTGCGGCAGGGGGACAGATTATAAATTTAGAAAGTATAGTCGGAGAAGGAAGTCTTATCAATGTGATATTTGAGTGAGGACCCAAAGGAGGTAGCTGGAATGTGGATGCCAGCGGAGGAGAGGAGACGGTGGGTTTGAGAGACATAGGAGACAGAATCAACAGGACTCAGAGCCAACCAGTAGGATGACAGGAGTGAAGGAGAAAGCTGAGTCAAAAAGATTTTGATTAGAGGTGACACAGGGCCACTGTAGACCCCTGCGCAGGCAGCACACCACGCAGCCTGCCAAAGTGTACGTGGTGGCCCTGGGTGTCTGGAGATGGTGATGCTGTTCAGCAGGACCCAAACCATAGCCGAgcccttccttttcctccattgGTGTCATCTGGTAGTTTGTCTTCCCGGGTAAGAAGGTTGTAAATTTCTTAAGATGATGATTGTGTCATCCCTGATAGCCCCAGATTAGCCAAGCCAGGTGCTGAGCACATTcctggtgctcagtaaatgtcactGTTAAAGGGGGCTTCCCAGAGCCACACAACACCCAGAATAGCCCGTGGCCATGGGGCCTCAGCCTTACTCATTCTGGAGCTCCCAATGCCACTTCCATGGTGGCCTTTCCTGGTAGATGCTAGGAGGCTGGCCTCTCCAGGGTGGGAAGGCATAGGGTCCACTGTGCAGACACAGCCCCACAGGGGATTTGGCTTATGGGCTGGGTAGCAGCCTCTGGCCCCGTGGACGGTCAGGGCCCATGCTGGTGTGTGTGCGTGAtgctttctgctttcatttttccaTCCTCATCTTTCTATTACTGGTTGTCCAGGGTCCTTTGGTCACCAACGAGCATTTCCCAGTGACACAGTGTGGCCTTTCCAGGGAGGGCACCTCTTGGGCAGGGACTGGGTGCTGCAGACATCAGCCCTTCCATCCCctgtcttcttctttctctcagaGCTCTGCGTGCCTCTTGCTGTGCCCTACCTGGACAAACCTCCAACTCCGCTCCACTTCTACCGGGACTGGGTCTGCCCCAACAGGCCGTGCATCATCCGCAACGCTCTGCAGCACTGGCCGGCCCTCCAGAAGTGGTCCCTCCCCTACTTCAGGTGGGAGCTGCCCTGGGGTCTGGTGTGAGCAGTGATTACTGGCATCTGGGCATGGGCTGAGTGTCCATTCCTCTAGAGCCACAGTGGGCTCcacagaggtgagtgtggccgTGACCCCGGATGGTTACGCGGATGCCGTGAGAGGGGATCACTTCATGATGCCAGCTGAGCGCCGCCTGCCCCTGAGCTTCGTGCTGGATGTGCGGGAGGGCCGGGCCCAGCACCCTGGAGTCCTCTATGTGCAGAAGCAGTGCTCCAACCTGCCCACTGAGCTGCCCCAGCTGCTGCCTGATCTGGAATCCCATGTGCCCTGGGCCTCCGAAGCCCTGGGTGAATGGAGGTGGGGTGGTCCTGGCCCTGGACAGGGAAGATATGGGAAGGAGGGGGGTCAGCCTGTTTGCCCTTAGGTGATGACCTGGCCTATGGGCTTGGTCCTGTCAGCATCTGGTGCAGCTCACTAAATACATTCCCAGGCCTTGACTTAATCATAGATGAACTGCCAAAGATTGTTGTCCTTCCTTCTGCCCCAGCGAGGGAGGACCCCTTCCCCAAGAtttcccaacctctgcctcttctccCTGACCCGTTTCTTGGGATTCTCCTGTGCTCACCCAGGTTTTGGCTCTGGCATCACTGGATGGCAGCTTTCCCCAGCCTGGCCTTCCTAACTTGCTCTCTGCCTTCTGTCCTGCAGGAAAGATGCCCGATGCTGTGAACTTCTGGCTGGGGGAGGTGGCTGCGGTGACTTCTTGTAGGTGTAAGGGGAATACAAAGGTGGGGAAGGAGCAggttggggcagagggagggaagacGAGGCCAGGAGTGGAGGGATGGCCCTGGGTGGAGGTTGGGCTGTTCTCTAAGATTTCTTTTGGCTTCTAGGACTCGGTCACCACAGAGGGTTTCCCCTGACAGCTGAGGTCGGGGAGTGGACCCATGGCATTGGGGGCGGGTGCATTGTTTCTTCTAGACCCAAAGAAACCTCCCTGAAGGCCCGCTGGGCCAGGGGGTAGGTGTAGGAGAACTTCCCCTCTTGTTGAAGAGGAGTCCAGGGCCTGGTGAGCATCAGGTCCCTGGTAGGCAGAGTTCCAGAATGCCCATCAGAGCCCCTGGCATCTCCAGCCCACTGGCTCTGTGCGTGCTTCTCTTTTGTCATAGGCCGTCTTGGGGTGCAGGGCTCTCAGCATGATGGTTTGCCTCCTCCTGTGCCCCTGCCCTCCATACCCTGCCCCTGGGCCTTCTTTCTGTTGGCAGTGCAAAAGGACCACTATGAGAACCTCTACTGCGTGGTCTCAGGAGAGAAGCATTTCCTGTTCCATCCGCCCAGCGACCGGCCCTTCATCCCCTATGGTAGGGGATGTGGcctgcagggaggggctggggaataGCTGGCCcaagggggagggaggcagcaaGAGCCTGGGAGGCCAGTTCCCAGGCCTGAGGTGTGGCTGTGGCATCCCCAGTGCACCAGGGCCCCTGATCCCCTTGCCCCTGCCCAGGGCtggctggggtggaggagggtCTGGCAAGTTCCAGGCTGTTTGCAATTCCCCCACACCCTTCTCCCTTGGGCTCCAGAGCTGTACACGCCGGCAACCTACCAGCTAACTGAAGAGGGCACCTTTAAGGTGGCGGATGAAGAGGCCATGGAGAAGGTGTCTGTCCTGTTCTTGGGCTCtagggagggagaagggcagaAGCCTGGCTCTGAAGAGCAGGCACAAAAGATCTGGGGAGGTGGCACCTTGCTCTGAAAAGTCCCTAAGTCTGAGGCCTTTCAGTGCTGAGCCAAGCAGGGCCTGTGCTGTTGACCTTTGGAAGGGACAGAGCCTGAAGTCCTGGGGGGTCTGGGGGGCTGCTCGCTGGCATCTGATGTGTTCCCAGGTGCCCTGGATCCCACTGGACCCCTTGGCACCAGACCTAGCACGGTACCCTAGTTACAGTCAGGCCCAGGCCCTTCGCTGCACGGTGCGGGCCGGTGAGATGCTCTATCTGCTGGCTCTGTGGTTCCACCACGTCCAGCAGTCCCAGGGCTGCGTCGCAGGTGAGGAGTTGCCCAGGCCGCCTGGGGACAGGCCCTGCCAAGGTCCAGCAGGGCCTCTGTGGGGAGGCTTGGGAGGCTCTGGGTCAGAAGAGGGATCTTCATGCTCAGATCCCCATTCTTCCCACAGTGAATTTCTGGTATGACATGGAATACGACCTCAAGTATAGTTACTTCCAGCTGCTCGAGTCCCTCACCAAGGCTTCAGGCCTTGACTGATGGAGCGCTGGTGAACACGACCAAGCACGCCTCGGGGGACGGGGCCAGCCCCTCCCTGGCCGGGTCAATTCTCGAGAGAGCCTGGAGTGTGCATGCTGGCTGCTGGCCCCGGGTCCAGCATGGCTTGAGATCAGCTTTGGAGGATCTTGGAATGTGGTCATAAGGACTCAAGGTGCCAGGCAGGTCTGGGTGAGGGTTCTCAGGAAGTTGCCACACAGGTGAGCAGAGTGGGGATCAGGTGCAGCGGCACCTCTCCCCAGCGCTGTGATGTTGGGCGAGTCACTGCGTCTCGGGCATTGGTGTCCTGTCAGTAAAGAGATAATAATGGCTGTACCTCGCGGGGCTGTTGTGGGCTTGGAGATGATGTCTATGAGGACCAGTATGGAGCTGGCACACAGGACATGTGGAATAAAAGGTAGCTGTGAGTcgtatgtcctttttttttttttttttttttaagatggggtctcgctctgtcacccaggctggagtgcagtggtgggatgtcagctcactgcaagctccgcctcccaggttcacactattctgcctcagcctcccaagtagctgggactacaggtgcatgccaccatgcccggctaatttttttgtatttttaggagagacggggtttcaccgtgttagccagtatggtcttgatctcctgacctcgtgatccacctgcctcggcctcccaaaagtgctgggattacaggtgtgagccgctgcgcctggcttATGAGTCGTATGTTCTGATCCTCCCTCTTGAAGTTGCCTTCTGTGGTCTAAGGAGGGCCTGAAGGTTCAGGTAAAAACTTCAGGGTGACCTTCACTGGGGGTGAGGGCTGGATCCCAGCCTGGGCCCAAAGAGCCGTCAGCTGCCCAAGTCCCGCTGTCCATGAGAGGCCACCGCAGCCCCTCCCTGGGACAAGCAAGCAGACCTGAGTCTTGTAGCTCTCTGGTCCGGACCTCTTTGGCCCAGGACCTTGAGAGCTATTCCTAGCTCTCCTCTGGTTACTGTCCTCCCCCAGTTCAGGGGCAGCAGGTGGGACCTGGTGCCCTGGGGATAACCCCTGTTTCTCCCATAACAGGCACAGGCAGGAAGGGACGGAAGCCCCCGCCTCTCCTGGGGCTGTCCCTCTGAGGAAAGAGTTGGTCTCCACACGCTGACCCCCCCACACACCATGCCCTGGAGGCAGAAGAACCCCCTGCCCCTGAGTGCCAACCCACAGGCCTCATCCCTGGCCACTCAGCACCTAGCTTTGAAGGGCTGTTTTATGTGACAGCCACTCCCCTGCCTGTCGTGAGGGGGCCCGGGTGTTCATCTCAGATTGATGGAGCCCTGCCATCAAGACTGGGCATTCCTGTCCAACAGGTGCCAGAGTTGCGAAAGGCCTGTGACAGGGAACTCCACTCTTCCCTTGGCTGCTGTTCTGGGACTCACCCCTGCTTTCCTTCTGCTCAGCCCCTGGCAGCAAGCTCTCCAGGCTGGGATTgcagggctgggtggggcagGCCCAGCTGGTAAAGGCTGGCAAGTGCCACAGAGGTAGCAGGAGCTCTAGTATAGGCTTAGGGAGGCGGCGGGTAGGAGGGACTTGGGACCAATTGGGACATCACATCCCTGGCTCTGGGTTAGAAAGCTGACAGTCCTTGATCCTGTGGCCACTGCCCCATCATTCCTGCTCCTGAGGACTCAGTCTCATGGCTGTGGTAAGGCCTGGCAGGGCCCTGGGTCCCTACTGGGACCCCTGGTCTCTACCTGGGGCCTAGTTAATATGTTTATTATGGGAGCTGTGGTCTTCTCCAGGGGTAGGGAGGGGAGTTTATTGACCACAAGACCAGGGTAGTGGGCAGAAGCCAGGGGAGAAGGAGGCTTGGGGATGAGGGATCCATCCTGAGTGTTTTCTGTCCTGGGAATGGGCTCCTGGCAGAGCTACCTGGCACCATAGATTTGGGCCCTGGAGACTCAGAGGCTCCCAGCTGCCGCCCTGAGGCCCTGGAAGCAAGTGGCTCCTCCATGCTCCTCTGACTCAGTTGCCTGGAGTGTGAGGGCCCTGGGCTGACCCTGGTGGGGCTCGTGTCCATCTGAGCCCGCAGCCTCTGGGCACTGACCAGCAATTCCTGCAGCGTTGCCTGGAGTTTCTGAGCTTGGTGCAAGGCATCCAGCGCCTCCCTCCTGCCCACAGCACTCATCAGCTAGTCGTCAGGCCTTCAAACCCCTCTCCCCCATGCCCACTGGTGTCTTCTGTCCCTTAATCACCTCAACCACAGGAGGGCCCACGGGCTGGGAGTTACTGGGAGGACAGTACAGTTATTTGAAGGGTGGAGAAGGAATCCTAGGGGAACATGGGCTGAGGGGAGCTGTGGGGACTGAGATGCTGGAGGATGGGTCGGCAAGGGCAAGGCCTGTGGGTTCATACCGCTTCTAGGCCCTGCTCCGGAGCTGCCACCAGCTCTCAGCCACCTCCTGCTGCCTGTGCCTGAGGCCGTGGGCTGCCTCAGGGCTTCTTTGGCAGAGGCGGCCCACTTCACGCTCTAGGGACTGTGGGGGAAGCCGGGgtcagaggctggggcaggggagctCTGGGCCACCCTGGCATCCCAAAGCCCCTCCTCCCCACTTGTGCCCAGGGTCCTACTGAGGAGATGCCCTGGGCCCAGCTCTACAGCCAGCTACGCACCTCCACCTGGGCCTGGATGGGGTGCACTTCCCGCTCCAGCTCCTCGTGTTTCCGCAGCAGCCTCTGCACGCTCTCCAGATCTTTCCCACAGTCCAGGGCCTGGatcagggcttcctggaggaggggcatGGCCAGTTACCTGCTGGGCCTTTGCTTCGGCTCCTCCTTCCTGGCAAAGGGCCCAACCAGTGGCTTCTGTGTGCACAGCAAGTCCCCAGCGTGATTTCCTGGCCCCGACTTTGAGGGCCAGAGATCTCTTCCTTATGTGAGGGGGACGATTCTGAGGAGCAACTCTGGATTTGGAGTCTCCTCTGAGGGAAGAACCTCACGTGTGTGCTGCTTCCCCGTACAGTCTCACTCAACTCTCATCCCTTGAGGAGcgagaaagaaaatagagcaaGGATGGACAGACAGGCCTGTGCCGTCATTTGAGGGCAGAAGCCAGCGGAGGAAACAGCCAGGCATGCCCAGCACAGGCAGCAGCACCTGTTTCACACAAGGGCTTCCTAGACCGGGTTCTAACTCTGCCAGATTCCAGCCCGGGGCTCTGTGGTTATGTACACAGTCCCAGGGCAAACCTCCCGAGGGTTTGGGCTTCCTCAGGGATGGGAGGAAACAGAGAGTGTGTTTTCTGGCCTCTGGACCTGCCATGTATCTGGGGACCAGATCTGGGGGAGAAAGGAGACAGGGAATCCCCCACTGAGCTTGCAATGGGTGCTTCTATGGTCCTGAGTTGATCCCGAGGGCCAGCCCATCAGATGTCCCTGGTGCAGACTGCTGGGACCCACCTCCAAGTACCCAGCTGAACAGGAGAGGCCAGTGAGGGGGGAGACGCATGGGAGACTCTAGGCAGCGCCCCCTCCCCTGACTGCATTTGCTCACAGCCCCCACTGGGACCTCTTTCCACCACGTACCTTCTCCTGAATCCTCTTGGTGACATTGTCCAGCTCTCGGGACAACACGTGTATCTCCAAGGCCCCTTCGAGCTGCTGCTGGTACCGGAGCAGGTTGCCATGGAAACTCGCCCACCTGGCCAAGGGGTGGTGGTGTCATGTGGAGCCTGAGGTGGCCTTCCACCCCTCTTTCCGGCCCTTTGGTTCTC from Pan troglodytes isolate AG18354 chromosome 18, NHGRI_mPanTro3-v2.0_pri, whole genome shotgun sequence harbors:
- the LOC112205857 gene encoding bifunctional peptidase and (3S)-lysyl hydroxylase JMJD7-like isoform X2 gives rise to the protein MAEAALEAARSELREFPAAARELCVPLAVPYLDKPPTPLHFYRDWVCPNRPCIIRNALQHWPALQKWSLPYFRATVGSTEVSVAVTPDGYADAVRGDHFMMPAERRLPLSFVLDVREGRAQHPGVLYVQKQCSNLPTELPQLLPDLESHVPWASEALGKMPDAVNFWLGEVAAVTSLQKDHYENLYCVVSGEKHFLFHPPSDRPFIPYELYTPATYQLTEEGTFKVADEEAMEKVPWIPLDPLAPDLARYPSYSQAQALRCTVRAGEMLYLLALWFHHVQQSQGCVAVNFWYDMEYDLKYSYFQLLESLTKASGLD
- the LOC112205857 gene encoding bifunctional peptidase and (3S)-lysyl hydroxylase JMJD7-like isoform X1, whose protein sequence is MAEAALEAARSELREFPAAARELCVPLAVPYLDKPPTPLHFYRDWVCPNRPCIIRNALQHWPALQKWSLPYFRATVGSTEVSVAVTPDGYADAVRGDHFMMPAERRLPLSFVLDVREGRAQHPGVLYVQKQCSNLPTELPQLLPDLESHVPWASEALGKMPDAVNFWLGEVAAVTSLQKDHYENLYCVVSGEKHFLFHPPSDRPFIPYELYTPATYQLTEEGTFKVADEEAMEKVPWIPLDPLAPDLARYPSYSQAQALRCTVRAGEMLYLLALWFHHVQQSQGCVAGEELPRPPGDRPCQGPAGPLWGGLGGSGSEEGSSCSDPHSSHSEFLV
- the LOC129137488 gene encoding spectrin beta chain, non-erythrocytic 5-like is translated as MQFLVLRGPGMLPVPAEVGRRGCAWGVPMPSPISPLQDTVGDACIRSISDLSLQLKNRDPEEVKIICQRRSQLNNRWASFHGNLLRYQQQLEGALEIHVLSRELDNVTKRIQEKEALIQALDCGKDLESVQRLLRKHEELEREVHPIQAQVESLEREVGRLCQRSPEAAHGLRHRQQEVAESWWQLRSRA